From Tripterygium wilfordii isolate XIE 37 chromosome 16, ASM1340144v1, whole genome shotgun sequence, one genomic window encodes:
- the LOC119980507 gene encoding uncharacterized protein LOC119980507, with product MKLLLRIRVRPLPVWPNGHTMLPNKLFPRRRSSNATQRRNRKEKINKGKLKARIKRLRAEMVEIDEEQKKIKEGKRQVRNKYRELKAEQEQLKMETNLISQQSLSIQQRLILLFKIFKPKVDNDFAKATPLSQSLRD from the exons ATGAAGCTCTTATTGCGGATCCGTGTAAGACCTTTGCCTGTGTGGCCTAACGGGCATACTATGTTGCCAAACAAATTGTTCCCGAGGAGGAGGAGCTCAAATGCTACACAAAGGAGGAATCGG AAAGAAAAGATCAATAAGGGGAAATTGAAGGCACGTATAAAACGTTTGAGAGCTGAAATGGTAGAGATtgatgaagaacaaaagaaaatcaaagagggAAAAAGACAAGTCAGAAACAAATATCGAGAGCTAAAGGCAGAACAAGAGCAACTCAAGATGGAGACCAACCTCATCTCACAGCAGAGCCTCAGTATCCAACAACGTCTCATTCTACTCTTCAAAATCTTCAAACCAAAAGTTGACAACGATTTTGCAAAAGCAACTCCACTATCTCAGTCTCTCcg TGATTGA